TCCCAATTGACTTTCTCATTAATTTCATTTATCATGACTTCAAAACTATAATTTATCAAGAAGTCAAATAATCCTTGTTTGTTGCTAAAATAATGAAATAATAATCCTTTTGAAATATTAGCATTGGCTACAATATTATTAGTAGATGCTTTTTCATATCCATATTTACTAAATTCTTCCATAGCACTATTTATTATCTTATTTTGTTTTTCTTTTTTAATCTTATTAAATGCTTCATACATAATTACCTCTCCTATATATCACAAAATACCTTTAACATGTTAATATAATTATATATCTATTGACCATAATAGTCAATTAAGTATATTAAAATTTACATAGTCAAAAGACTAGTAACCTAACGGCTACTAGTCTCTATCATATATTACTTATAAATGTCCTTTCACCCTAACCACACCTTTCATTTAAGACTTCTGTCATAAATCATGATGTAAAATGGCAAATATTCACTTACAAGTATTGCGAGTAACAATTACTCACAAAATTATATTACCCTTACTGCAAAAAAATATTCAAATTTATTTTTTATTTTATATTGACAACCAATTTTTTTATGTTATAATATTACCATAAGATAATAATTATCCACTAACAATTATTATCAATATAAATTCCAAGGAGGATATTAGATATGAAAAAATATGTTTGTACAATTTGCGGTTATGTTCACGAAGGAGATAGTGCACCAGAGAAATGTCCACAATGTAATGCACCAGCTAGTAAGTTTGTAGAACAAGATGATACAGAAATGACTTGGGCTGATGAACATAGAATTGGAGTAGCTAAAGATGTTGACCCAGAGATCTTAGAAGGTCTTAAAATGAATTTTACAGGAGAATGTACTGAGGTTGGTATGTATCTTGCTATGGCTAGACAAGCAGATAGAGAAGGTTATCCTGAAGTTGCTGAAGCTTACAAGCGTATTGCTTGGGAAGAAGCAGAACATGCAGCAAAGTTTGCTGAATTATTAGGTGAAGTTGTAACAGCTGACACTAAAACTAATCTTCAAATGAGAGTTGATGCAGAACATGGTGCTTGCGCTGGTAAAAAAGATATTGCAACAAAAGCGAAAAAATTAGGCTATGATGCTATTCATGATACAGTTCATGAAATGTGCAAAGATGAAGCTAGACATGGTATGGCTTTCAAGGGATTACTTGATAGATACTTTGGATAAGAATAATATGAAGCCCCAAACCTTTATTTTATAAGGGTTAGGGGCTTTTTTTAATCACAATTTTTATATGTTTTTGATTATTTTCTAAAATACAATTTATATTTCTAATCTAAATGTATATATCTATATCCTACCTCAACTTCATTTAAATAAAATTGAACAATTGCATGGTCTGCATTCCAAGGTATTCTATCATAAATTTTAAATCTATCCACTTGTTCCCTATAGTATGCTTTAGTTTTTAAATATGTATCATTTCCATCATAATATTTTATAGCAATGATGCAATCCTTGCCCCCTATACCTGATATTGATGCTACAATATCATTATCATTTTGATAAGCATAACAATCAACATCGTTTGCATTAGCAGCATATACAACTCCTTCGTGCGTGAACATAATTCCTAGTAATAAGCATAAAATCAATACTTGTTTTGCAAATACTTGTTTTTTCATTATTTTTTTCCTCCTTTTATTATTTAATACAATAAGAAGTATATGCCTTTTTAGTAAAAAAGTCTGTCAATTATTAGTAATAGAATTCGCAAAAAAGAACAAGCATTATGACTTGTTCTACAAAATTATACTTAATCTTTATTTTTATATTAATGAATAATTGAAGTTGAGATTTTATTCAGAAATAGGCATTACAAAGACAATCTGTTGAATACGAACAAAAACAGGTTGATCATCTTCCCGTTCCTTTAAGACTATATGATCTGGTTTTACATCAACTAGCGTTCCTTGAATAGCTCCTCTAAGTGTATCTACGAGTATTCTGTTTCCAATTACTGTTTGTAAAGTTTGAACTACATATGGATCAACTAAAGTAACTGTATCCATAGGAAATTCATTACGATTATTCATTTCATTAATAAACATTTAGAGCCTTGTTTCCTTTCTTGACATATTATAATATATTATATGTAATATCCTTATACAGTTTACATTATATATTAAAAGATTCACTTATAATTTATGAGGAATATACCTTAGGTTTATAATCGTCATCAATACTAAATGTTAAAAAATTTTCTATCATCTATATTAAGTTTAATTAACAAAAGAAAAGGTAAACTAAGTTTAATTATATTTTTATATAATCATATTGTTATACGATAGAATTAAATAAATCGAATATAATATTATACTTATAATAGTAATACCTAAAAACTCTTTTAATTTTATTTTTATTCGTCTAGTCAAATAATATATAAAAAGTAACATCGGATAAAATACTATAAACCATAACAAATCATTTAAAATGATTATACACCCCTTCCAACTATAATTGGGTAAATTAATATTAGTATATATGAAAAAGCTTAATCCTCTTTATTATAATCATCGTTTCCGTATCCTTTTTTCTTTAAATTATATAAGTATATTTTATATATAATATATGCTACTAATGAAGCTGGAAAGCTTATGCAAAAAAACAAATCATATGTTTTTAATCTTGATTCCATTCCTCTTGTATACCCTTGACCTTCATAATAGTCATTTAAGCAACCAACTATAATACCTAATACTACAATTATTATTGATATTACTATTTTGTAAGTTAAACTTATTTCCTTATTGGAGAAAAATATAACGATATTAATAATAATTAATAAATATGGGCTTTTATATACTAATCAGTGCTTTTATCTTTGTTCTCTCTATACAATACATATCCACTTAGTAATGTTCCTGCACCACCTATTAAAGATAAGACTACCCCAACAGTTCTAAAACTGGATGTGTAAGCTTCAATAATCATATAAAATCTTTGAGTATCCATACTCCCACTTTTACTTAAAATACTTTCTCCTATTCCTTCTCCTATCCCTGGTGCACATAATATTAAAATAACTCCAACTATAAATAGTACTAATAAAATTTTTGAGTATTTTACTACCTTTTTTTCATTCATTACCCATTCCCCTTTCATAGGCTAAATATACTTTTAACTATGCTCTAGTTAACTAATCTTAATTTACAATAATATTACTTCATTACCCCTTTGACATAAATATGAATACTTGTAAAAAAGCTAATTAAATATATGATAATCTTTTTTTAATATAATCACTATAGATAAAATAATAAATGTCACAATAAAGTTAAAATCAAATACATAAAAAGCTAATAAAACTAATAATATACCTACTGATAATTTTACGATATTTATTTTATTATCATCATCAATATATTTTGGCATAATTGTATACCAATATAAAAATATAATAATTGTTTTAATAGCTACTCCTGTAATTGCTCCTGATAAATAGATTAGTTTTTCTATAGTTCCTGCTTCAGGTATTTGTAATATTAATATTATAATAATAACTAAAAAGTATAGAAATAATAATACATTGCTGAATTCATTCTTAAATGAATTATTGTTACATGTCATTTTATTCACCCTAATTTTTTAATAACCTTAAATATTAACTAAATGTAATTTTAATCTACATTATAACACATTTCCCGACATATGTTAACAGATAATTAAATAATAAGAAAAAAAGGAACCTGTCTTTAATTAAAAAATATTACACTATTTATACATAAATTTCTTATTGCTATTATCCCCTCAATAATATAAAATACACTAGAGGTGATTATCTTCTAATCAGCAATCCGTTCTAATACTTAATGGTTTTACTAGTATATTATGTTTTTTTAACGCATATAGAGCCCATAAAAAATATAAAAATATGATGTAATCCTACTTACAACTTTGATATACTAAAGGAGGACAATTATGAATAGATTCATGTACAATGTAGTTTTTTATCTATTTACTATAATAATAATTATCGCACTGCTAATGACAGGATTAAACCCTTTAATTGCATGGATATTAACAGTAATTTTAGTAATGACCTTATATCTTGTAATAAGTCTCTATAGACACAAGAAAAGAATCAATCTATTAGATGAAGATTGTGACCCTGAAGCCTTTTTGGCGCAAACAGCTAAACAAAGAAAAATAACTGGAAGAAATAAAAGAGTAAGTACTTTCTTTGATATTGACGAAGCTGCTGGTTTAATGTGCTTAGGAAAATACCAGGAAGCTGCCTCTATCTTAGATTCAGTAGATAAATCACGCCTATCAACCAAAAACGGTATTCAACTAGTCTATTATATTAATCTAATAGGATGTTACTATGAGTTAGGCGAAAAAGAAAAAGCTGAAGAATTATTTGATAATAAGATAAGTACACTATCACCAATTAACAAACGATTGGTTACTGCAACTGAGATTGTGATAATAGAGAGATATTATGCCAATGAAGATTACCAACATGCAAAAGAAAAATTATCTTTAATATTAAAAGCTCCTTATCTTTCCAAACGTCAAAAACTATCTCTATTATATATCTTAGGCTTAATTAATAAGCAAGAAGGTAATATAGAAGATGCAAATAAAAATTTTCAATACGTTATAGATAATGGCAATAAATTAGCAATTGTGGAAAAATCAAAACTACACATTCAAGAGGCAAATGACTAATAATCATTTGCCTCTGTTTGTTTAATGTCCTCTTTTTTTCTGTTTCTTCTTAAGTTGCTTTTTATCATATTTAACTTTTTTAAGCTCTTCTTTTCTATCTTTAGAAAGTTTTTTTCTCTGAACTTTATTAGACTCTCTTTCGGCGTTGATGGCTCGTTGAGCTTTTGTGCCTATGCCTACATCGTTGATTTCCTTTTTTATTAGTCTTTGCATCCTTTTAGGACTTATTTTTTTACTTGCATCAGATGATTTTTTTGTATCTTTCATATGCCTAGAAAAGTTTAAGTTATAAAACTCTCTTGATATAATATCATAGATTTCATAATCCTTTGGTTCACTTCCAAATAAATATTTGCATGCTGAATAGTTACCATCAACATTTTCTTCAAAGATACCTATCCAAAAAGAGTCTTTAAATAATACCGTTAACTTAATTTCCATGATAATTCCCCCTGTAATATTATTATGAAGAATGGACAACCCCAGGGGGGGCAGGTTACTGATATCATATAAGATACGTTTGGACTACCAACCAAAACTGTGTTTTTATCTTCAATATTTTACTTCATAAATATATTTTACTCAATATTCCTAAAATGTCAAAATGTAGATTTAGAATTATCAATCTTAATCGTAGTAATTTTCTTGGAAAACACAAACTGATTCAAAATATAAATTTTGAATCTCATCAAGTTGATTTTCTTCATCTAATTCTTGAAATTCTTCGCTATTAATCATCTCATATTCAAAAATGGAAGGTCTCCATAATCCTATCCCTAATGTTTTAAAGCTATAGGAGTAACCTAGTTCCTCATCTGTTTCATCATATTTACCATACTCTGATATGTACTTAACCAACAACTTTGCTT
The window above is part of the Vallitalea guaymasensis genome. Proteins encoded here:
- a CDS encoding DUF2642 domain-containing protein, which encodes MNNRNEFPMDTVTLVDPYVVQTLQTVIGNRILVDTLRGAIQGTLVDVKPDHIVLKEREDDQPVFVRIQQIVFVMPISE
- a CDS encoding NADH peroxidase is translated as MKKYVCTICGYVHEGDSAPEKCPQCNAPASKFVEQDDTEMTWADEHRIGVAKDVDPEILEGLKMNFTGECTEVGMYLAMARQADREGYPEVAEAYKRIAWEEAEHAAKFAELLGEVVTADTKTNLQMRVDAEHGACAGKKDIATKAKKLGYDAIHDTVHEMCKDEARHGMAFKGLLDRYFG
- a CDS encoding YjdF family protein; translated protein: MEIKLTVLFKDSFWIGIFEENVDGNYSACKYLFGSEPKDYEIYDIISREFYNLNFSRHMKDTKKSSDASKKISPKRMQRLIKKEINDVGIGTKAQRAINAERESNKVQRKKLSKDRKEELKKVKYDKKQLKKKQKKRGH